A genomic stretch from Megalobrama amblycephala isolate DHTTF-2021 linkage group LG22, ASM1881202v1, whole genome shotgun sequence includes:
- the zgc:92591 gene encoding late histone H2B.L4 isoform X1, whose protein sequence is MSNEGAKKKGKVTYQGTKKTSKRRAKRRETYAVYIYKVLKQVHPDTGISSRAMSIMNSFVNDVFERIATEASRLAHYNKRSTITSREVQTAVRLLLPGELAKHAVSEGTKAVTKYTSSK, encoded by the exons ATGTCTAATGAAGGAgcaaaaaagaaaggaaaagtaACTTACCAGGggacaaaaaaaacatctaaacgGAGAGCAAAGAGGAGGGAAACTTATGCAGTGTATATCTACAAAGTTTTGAAGCAG GTTCATCCGGACACTGGTATCTCCAGCAGGGCGATGAGCATCATGAACTCGTTTGTAAACGACGTGTTTGAGCGCATCGCTACAGAGGCGTCCCGGCTCGCGCACTATAACAAGCGCTCGACCATCACGAGCAGAGAGGTGCAGACCGCAGTCCGGCTCCTGCTGCCCGGAGAACTCGCCAAACACGCCGTGTCAGAGGGTACCAAGGCCGTCACCAAATACACCAGCTCGAAGTGA
- the zgc:92591 gene encoding late histone H2B.L4 isoform X2, with the protein MKEQKRKEKYQGTKKPSKRRAKRRETYAVYIYKVLKQVHPDTGISSRAMSIMNSFVNDVFERIATEASRLAHYNKRSTITSREVQTAVRLLLPGELAKHAVSEGTKAVTKYTSSK; encoded by the exons ATGAAGGAgcaaaaaagaaaggaaaagtaCCAGGGGACAAAAAAACCGTCTAAACGGAGAGCAAAGAGGAGGGAAACTTATGCAGTGTATATCTACAAAGTTTTGAAGCAG GTTCATCCGGACACTGGTATCTCCAGCAGGGCGATGAGCATCATGAACTCGTTTGTAAACGACGTGTTTGAGCGCATCGCTACAGAGGCGTCCCGGCTCGCGCACTATAACAAGCGCTCGACCATCACGAGCAGAGAGGTGCAGACCGCAGTCCGGCTCCTGCTGCCCGGAGAACTCGCCAAACACGCCGTGTCAGAGGGTACCAAGGCCGTCACCAAATACACCAGCTCGAAGTGA